The following are from one region of the Nicotiana tomentosiformis chromosome 7, ASM39032v3, whole genome shotgun sequence genome:
- the LOC138895328 gene encoding uncharacterized protein — protein sequence MATIDTLPEKLSYNHPLFFTTNDNSGAVLISLQLRGTENYSVWSRAMRIAILGRNKLGFIEGACKIEDYGQNQVDMWERCNTIVLSWLMNCVSAELLSEIVYSSNACALWNELKERFDKVDCTRIFQIHKQIATINQGTCSVAIYFSKLKLLWTEFDCFAPIPGYDWAKSREFIVFMERLKLLQFLMGLNELYEQAHNQILMIVPAPTLNKAYSMLTERESQRSMIVAYVSTEGA from the coding sequence ATGGCTACCATCGATACTTTGCCGGAGAAACTAAGCTATAATCATCCATTGTTTTTTACGACGAATGATAATTCAGGTGCAGTACTAATCTCACTACAACTGAGAGGGACAGAGAACTACTCTGTATGGAGCCGAGCGATGAGAATCGCGATCCTTGGTCGTAACAAGTTAGGGTTCATCGAAGGTGCATGCAAAATAGAGGATTATGGTCAAAATCAAGTTGATATGTGGGAACGATGTAACACTATTGTCCTATCATGGTTAATGAATTGTGTTTCAGCTGAATTACTAAGTGAAATCGTATATTCTTCAAATGCATGTGCACTTTGGAATGAATTGAAGGAACGATTTGATAAAGTAGATTGCACTAGGATTTTTCAGATCCATAAGCAAATTGCTACGATCAATCAGGGAACCTGCTCAGTAGCAATATATTTTTCGAAATTGAAGTTATTATGGACAGAATTTGATTGTTTTGCCCCAATTCCTGGGTATGATTGGGCTAAGTCACGTGAATTTATTGTTTTCATGGAACGATTGAAGCTGCTACAGTTTCTCATGGGGCTTAATGAGCTTTATGAACAGGCTCACAACCAAATTCTTATGATAGTTCCTGCACCAACTCTGAACAAGGCCTACTCTATGCTCACTGAACGGGAGAGTCAAAGGAGCATGATTGTTGCGTATGTTTCTACTGAAGGAGCATAG
- the LOC104092363 gene encoding transcription factor MYB41 has translation MGRSPCCDKNGLKKGPWTTEEDHKLIQYIQIHGPGNWRTLPKNAGLQRCGKSCRLRWTNYLRPDIKRGRFSFEEEETIIQLHSVLGNKWSAIAARLPGRTDNEIKNYWNTHIRKRLLRSGIDPVTHSPRLDLLDLSSLLNSTQFNLSSLLGLQALINPEIFRIATTLLASQNESPELLLQKLQENQLLNTQLQNLEGSELLLQKLQENQLLNAPMQNQLQNFQPNNQFQNQIPEIPTFSTPSNVPCSSSQPMQLGHVESYLMNDQMLPPQNYGYCASDTSDNSTFQSLNNSSNQNISLDSVLSTPLSSTEDEKESYCSNLMKFEIPASLNFDDFM, from the exons ATGGGAAGATCACCTTGTTGTGATAAAAATGGACTAAAGAAAGGTccatggacaacagaagaagatcaTAAACTTATCCAATATATTCAAATTCATGGTCCTGGAAATTGGCGAACCCTTCCTAAGAATGCtg GACTTCAAAGGTGTGGAAAGAGTTGTCGTCTTCGTTGGACGAATTATTTAAGGCCTGATATTAAGAGGGGACGTTTCtcatttgaagaagaagaaactaTTATCCAACTTCACAGTGTTCTTGGCAACAA GTGGTCAGCTATAGCGGCTCGTTTGCCAGGAAGAACAGACAATGAAATCAAGAATTATTGGAATACTCACATAAGAAAAAGGCTTCTAAGGAGTGGTATTGATCCAGTTACTCATAGTCCTCGTCTTGATTTATTAGACTTATCATCCCTTCTAAATTCAACTCAATTTAACCTTTCGAGTTTACTTGGGTTACAAGCACTTATAAACCCTGAGATCTTCAGAATTGCAACTACTCTTTTGGCATCACAAAATGAAAGCCCTGAATTGTTATTACAAAAACTTCAAGAAAATCAATTGTTGAACACTCAACTTCAAAATCTTGAAGGGTCTGAATTATTGCTACAAAAGCTTCAAGAAAATCAATTATTGAATGCCCCAATGCAAAATCAGCTTCAAAATTTCCAACCTAATAATCAATTCCAAAATCAGATTCCAGAAATACCAACTTTCAGTACCCCATCAAATGTTCCTTGTTCATCTTCACAGCCCATGCAATTAGGACACGTGGAATCCTATTTGATGAATGACCAAATGCTACCTCCGCAAAACTATGGTTATTGTGCTTCTGATACTTCTGATAATTCAACTTTCCAATCACTTAACAACAGCAGCAATCAGAATATCAGCTTAGATTCAGTGTTGTCGACGCCTTTGTCTAGCacagaagatgagaaagagagcTACTGCAGTAATTTAATGAAATTCGAAATCCCAGCgagtttaaattttgatgattttatgTAA
- the LOC104092367 gene encoding uncharacterized protein gives MAPGGRVSRQTTITGASTQASRSSDLSNSNNTIPNTYDSTRIRKGRGRTMGKGLEKMEKSIGRKMVIDIPVGKGRPVEAISSAKLSNELGIISRNFLLLPNKWKELTREDKDAALIRFHFEINLDEHYTKDSCEDILKNRSRQWCYKLKNLIECASSEEEARKIEVPELIPENWNRQCDMWAYPEHKRRYEINKVNRTKLKSNHFMGSRAFVAARAEIGVNEHGGVEPNRIEFYKSTHYSSEKGWSSPEAETNYNKMRDLRARSVSEENPMTIDEIADNVLGTRSGYIKGLGYGPKPITTTTTKRRTAELEDSLRRAKEDAATAQHGLQEYLNATEIEVANQ, from the exons ATGGCACCAGGCGGACGTGTCTCTAGACAAACCACAATTACTGGTGCTTCTACTCAAGCAAGTCGATCATCTGATCTATCAAATAGTAATAATACTATTCCTAATACAT ATGATTCAACTAGAATCAGGAAAGGTCGTGGAAGGACAATGGGAAAAGGTCTTGAGAAAATGGAGAAGTCTAtaggaagaaagatggttataGACATCCCAGTTGGTAAAGGAAGGCCAGTTGAGGCAATTTCATCAGCAAAGCTATCAAATGAGTTAGGAATTATTTCTCGCAACTTTCTTTTGCTTCCAAATAAGTGGAAGGAACTCACAAGAGAGGATAAGGATGCAGCATTAATTAGATTCCAT TTTGAAATTAACTTGGACGAGCATTACACCAAAGATAGCTGTGAGGATATTCTGAAAAATAGAAGCCGACAATGGTGCTACAAATTAAAAAATCTAATTGAATGTGCAAGCTCCGAGGAAGAGGCTCGTAAAATTGAAGTGCCAGAGTTGATCCCAGAAAATTGGAATAGGCAATGTGATATGTGGGCGTATCCAGAGCATAAG AGACGATACGAGATAAACAAGGTCAATCGAACAAAGTTGAAATCTAATCATTTCATGGGGTCAAGAGCTTTTGTAGCTGCTCGTGCGGAAATA GGTGTAAATGAACATGGAGGAGTAGAGCCAAATAGGATTGAGTTCTACAAAAGTACCCATTACTCGAGTGAAAAAGGATGGTCATCTCCAGAGGCTGAGACTAACTACA ACAAAATGAGAGATTTGAGAGCTCGGTCTGTTTCTGAAGAGAATCCAATGACTATTGATGAAATTGCTGATAATGTACTTGGTACAAGGTCGGGATATATTAAAGGCCTTGGCTATGGTCCAAAGCCTATTACAACTACAACAACAAAAAGGAGGACAGCAGAATTAGAGGACTCTCTTAGGAGGGCAAAAGAGGATGCTGCTACCGCCCAACATGGTTTACAAGAATATTTGAATGCAACTGAAATTGAGGTAGCAAATCAGTAG